A stretch of DNA from Sugiyamaella lignohabitans strain CBS 10342 chromosome B, complete sequence:
GCAAGACGTATGATTATACAGGCGACTACACGAGTTTTAAAACGGTGTGTCCTCAGCCTTCCTTGAGCACGATCTCGGCGAATGATGATATTGTCTATGACGAGGATTGCTTGTTTGCCAACATCTGGGTACCAGGAGGAACTCCTCCTAAGGAAGGATGGCCAGTGTTGTACTTTATTCATGGAGGATTTCTTCAAGTAGGAAGTCCTCATCATTATCGCCAGGCAGATCCGCAAGACCTCTTGGCCAAAGACtcaaaagcaaaatatataatcGTGGCAGCCGGATACCGGCTCAATCTGTTTGGATTCCTTTCGTCCAAAGAGCTGTTAGAAGAGGACAAATACAACTCGAATTTCGGGTTCTGGGACCAACGAATGGGTATGGAATGGGTATATGAGCATATCCATCATTTTGGTGGTAATAAAGACAATATCACAGTAGGAGGACTCAGTGCTGGGTCATACAGTGCTATCTTCCAACTGGCATATGAACTGTATCACCCAGAAGTAACGCAAATCATCAAACGGTCGCTGTTATTATCCAACGGACTGGCAATTCAGCCAAACACAGTTGACAAAACACAAGACCAGTTCGATTCTCTGCTAAAAGAACTGGATATTCCTAAATCTCTGAGTGCTAAAGAGAAGCTTGAAAAGCTGAGAAAAGTGCCTTTTGAGTCTCTAGTCAAGGCAATTGACGGTCTTGACCGCCAGACTTTCCGAGCTATAACTGACACATACTTTGTCTCACCGACACTGTTTGACGATATATATTCAGGAAAGTTTGGTGAACTTGTTAACACCAGCGGACGAAGTTTGATGAGCGGAGAAGTCGACAACGAGTGGCTCATCTACTCCCTGACCAACGCTCCTGACACAGTAGACGAACTGGCTGCCAAAATCGAGAACTACTATCCTCGACCCGTAACTAACGCTCTCATCAAACACTACCCAACACCCAAACccgacgatgacgacgactTGCAAAAAGTTTTTGGCGACATTGTCAGCGACATGCAAGTGTACGTCTCGTCGCGACTTCTCGTGAACAGTCTTGCCAAAGCAGGCATGACCACCGACAGAGTATTCCGGTACCGAATCGCTTTTCGCGGGCAATACCTCGACAAATACGCACCTCCCGAGTTCCGGGTTCCTCATACAGGCGACATCGGCATCTGGTTCTACACCGCGTTCGACGGCATCACCGACGACGAAAAACCGCTCTTTCAGCAGTGGCTCGAGCCCGTCGCCGAATGGATCACCACCGGCACTACCGCCAAATGGGGCACCCGCTCCATCACCGACCTCCGCGTGTTCAACCGCGACGgcaccatcaccatcacccCCGACGACCGCTGGGACTGGGCCATGACCGTCGGCCGCGTCGTGTCCTCGGCGCTCTCTCCGGGGTCTAAACTGTAGGGACcgggttctgcctccggcggctggggctctgccccagaccctggttgctcctgcttcgcaggagagggATGGGACTGTGGACGCAACGACTtgagcgcagcgagaggagcaaccagggtctggggcggagccccagccgccggaggcagtgggGGAGAGTAAAGAGAGTTCGTGTGTATTCATTAGTCATTAAATAAAGTGTTCGTATTAGGTCTCCATGGACTGGGTGTACTCCATGGGCACCGAGGTGAAGGCCGAGTTGTGGTGGTATGAGGCAGCAGAGGCCACGGATGCGATGCTATTAGAACGGTTGTTGAGGGGCCCGTTGATGTCGTCCGGCGTGCACGGTGGGGTCAGATAGCCCTCAGATTTGAAGGGGGCGGGGATTTTTATATGCATGGTCTTGGAGTGTTGGGGGATGATGCGGGCCGTGGTAGCGTAGATGGGGGACTCGCCGGGTGAGTTGGTGGCTGAGGAGACTGAGGATGACAGCGAGGGTGGGGTGAGGTTTGTGAGGAGCGATGAGGGTGGTGGAGTGGGTGGCATGCGAAGCGAGGCTCGTTGTTGGCGGGCCAGGAAACTCGAGACCAGGTGGGTGGCTTGTGATAGGGTCGAGCTCGAGTACTTTCTGTGAAGACTCTTGGATGGCGAGTTCATGTGTTGGTAAAGCAGTGACATGGTCTGGTTCTCCTCGCTAGACAGGTACACAGGGAATGGAGCATGGTCGTTGGCAGTGAGAAGATGTTTGGCGAGGTTGAATGCAGCAGACGCGATGGCTGAAGGAGTCAGGGAAATGAATGCACGGTGGTACAGACTGATCTCACACAGGTACTGAGCTACATGGCGAACAGTAGGACTGGTAGACTCGGAAGCCACTAATACATCGAGGTATGATTGGACAGTGGGATGGCCAATGGTCCAATTGAGAGTGTTGAGAACATGGCCTTCCATCTGAACAAACATATCTCCTTCATAAGCCTTACAGCACATATTCGTCAGATCATTGATAGTAGGGATTCTACTCTTTTTATCTTCATATTTAGCAGCAATCCACAGAGCAGTACATCCTACCAATTGATAGTGTTTTCTGTAGACCACACGCATTGAACAGTAACGATCAATCAAGTTGATGGCCAGAAACAGAGTCTGTGGTTGAAGCCGTAGCGCGACATGTGTGTCAATGAGAAAGTCGAGAAGAAAAGGACGCATATGCCATTCGATCTCGGGCTGCAGGTCCATTAAACCGgcgtctgctgctgttagaCGCTGCATCTTGTCCATATGAGCAATAATGTCTTGGCCATATTCCGAATGCACTTGCTGAGACATTTCCTTAGCCATCATGTCCAAAGCATGATCATTGACCTTTCGGGGCCTTCTGCGGTAGGGGCCAGTTTGAGGAGAGTGTGAAGCAGATTTCATTGTGGATATGCAAATGAGGGAAAAGTTGTTTCAGATATAACGAAACAGATAGAAATAATAAGCCGATTCAGATCAATTAGAATCGTGAATCGAttagaaatcaaaatcaaacgaAATCAAAGGTTGAATGAGAgtataatataatatccAAAATGTCAAAAATGTCCAAATTGTCCGTGTGGTAATTGGGGTCGATGCTGAATCAATGGATcaagtaataataatcaataCTAATACTTATTCATGAAGTCAGATGTCGGTGTGAATGTGTTGAATATCAAATCCAGCACTTGGGTCTTAGGTGAAATGAGGCACAGCTAGAGAATGCTACTGCACTGCTATTCCTACTGCCACAGAGAAGACTGTGATGAGTTGTTGTAAAATTGTACTTAATTGTACTGTGTTGGAACTGTGTTGTGTCAAGTATACTATACTATACCACTGACAATTCTGCTGAGATACTATAGCGAGTAATAGTAGAATTAGTAGTCGAACTAGAAGACGTAGTAGACGGATTAGCTCGTAGTAGTCCTAATCAAACTAGAAGTCGGAGTAGAGATGTCGTACGTAGTAAGTCGTTGAAGTCGAAGTACTTTCCAGAGTACTAACCAACTGAAAGaaggaacaaaaaaaatattaaaaattaaacaaaaaaaaagaatgaatgaatggaTGAGAGTAATCAAGCTCTCTTACAAAAAAAGTGGTTTTAATTAGTTGTTGTATGAACAAGAATACCAAACAGAGTCGACAAAACCACAGTTTGATAATTGTAGAacccaaacaaaaaaaaaatataatttaatCTTGCCAGGATTAAACCATCTTATATATCACAATGGCCATGGCATTTTCCCGTCTTGTCTTGTTCTGCAAACTATAGATCGTCTCGCGACGAGGACCGACGTGCTTTTGCAATATGTCATGT
This window harbors:
- a CDS encoding carboxylesterase-lipase family protein; its protein translation is MTSAPTIKRWEKHQLKFAGQGTLDGIKILEDDESGDVKCYRYTGVRYAQAPVGPLRWRRPQKLSKTYDYTGDYTSFKTVCPQPSLSTISANDDIVYDEDCLFANIWVPGGTPPKEGWPVLYFIHGGFLQVGSPHHYRQADPQDLLAKDSKAKYIIVAAGYRLNLFGFLSSKELLEEDKYNSNFGFWDQRMGMEWVYEHIHHFGGNKDNITVGGLSAGSYSAIFQLAYELYHPEVTQIIKRSLLLSNGLAIQPNTVDKTQDQFDSLLKELDIPKSLSAKEKLEKLRKVPFESLVKAIDGLDRQTFRAITDTYFVSPTLFDDIYSGKFGELVNTSGRSLMSGEVDNEWLIYSLTNAPDTVDELAAKIENYYPRPVTNALIKHYPTPKPDDDDDLQKVFGDIVSDMQVYVSSRLLVNSLAKAGMTTDRVFRYRIAFRGQYLDKYAPPEFRVPHTGDIGIWFYTAFDGITDDEKPLFQQWLEPVAEWITTGTTAKWGTRSITDLRVFNRDGTITITPDDRWDWAMTVGRVVSSALSPGSKL
- the CLB3 gene encoding B-type cyclin CLB3 is translated as MKSASHSPQTGPYRRRPRKVNDHALDMMAKEMSQQVHSEYGQDIIAHMDKMQRLTAADAGLMDLQPEIEWHMRPFLLDFLIDTHVALRLQPQTLFLAINLIDRYCSMRVVYRKHYQLVGCTALWIAAKYEDKKSRIPTINDLTNMCCKAYEGDMFVQMEGHVLNTLNWTIGHPTVQSYLDVLVASESTSPTVRHVAQYLCEISLYHRAFISLTPSAIASAAFNLAKHLLTANDHAPFPVYLSSEENQTMSLLYQHMNSPSKSLHRKYSSSTLSQATHLVSSFLARQQRASLRMPPTPPPSSLLTNLTPPSLSSSVSSATNSPGESPIYATTARIIPQHSKTMHIKIPAPFKSEGYLTPPCTPDDINGPLNNRSNSIASVASAASYHHNSAFTSVPMEYTQSMET